In a genomic window of Amycolatopsis japonica:
- a CDS encoding GntR family transcriptional regulator, translating to MSQPVSPLPDRGPTGRRAKGTLDPATAKRVERPAPLRQVVYDALAELIINRTLEPGQHLVEADLAEYLGVSRQPVREALQRLQSEGWVDLRPAQGAFVHMPTDEEADQLLSVRTVLEAHSARLAADRAGGEDVERLWELQKTGLEALAADDTEGLVAANAALHAFITELSGNAVLAEMIGMVDRRVRWYYTPIARPRSHDAWQEHEDLIKAIAAGDPVAAERIMNQHTERTRQAFHERPKED from the coding sequence GTGAGCCAGCCCGTTTCGCCCCTGCCCGACCGCGGCCCCACCGGTCGCCGCGCCAAGGGCACGCTCGACCCGGCGACGGCCAAACGCGTCGAGCGGCCCGCTCCCCTGCGCCAGGTCGTCTACGACGCACTCGCGGAGCTGATCATCAACCGGACCCTCGAACCCGGCCAGCACCTGGTCGAGGCGGACCTCGCCGAGTACCTGGGCGTCAGCAGGCAGCCGGTCCGCGAGGCGTTGCAGCGTCTGCAGAGCGAGGGCTGGGTCGACCTCCGTCCCGCGCAGGGCGCCTTCGTACACATGCCCACCGACGAGGAAGCCGATCAACTGCTCAGCGTGCGCACCGTGCTGGAGGCGCACTCCGCCCGGCTCGCCGCCGACAGGGCCGGCGGCGAAGACGTCGAACGCTTGTGGGAACTGCAGAAGACCGGGCTGGAGGCGTTGGCCGCCGACGACACCGAAGGCCTCGTCGCGGCCAACGCCGCGCTCCACGCGTTCATCACCGAACTGTCCGGCAACGCCGTCCTCGCCGAGATGATCGGCATGGTCGACCGCCGCGTCCGCTGGTACTACACCCCGATCGCCCGTCCTCGCAGCCACGACGCGTGGCAGGAACACGAGGACCTGATCAAGGCCATCGCCGCCGGTGACCCCGTCGCCGCCGAACGGATCATGAACCAGCACACCGAGCGCACCCGGCAGGCCTTCCACGAACGCCCGAAAGAGGACTAA
- a CDS encoding NAD(P)H-dependent oxidoreductase subunit E has translation MDLRFLNAEPTDAERHAVDALGAGSRDQLLPALHAVNDRVGWISQGALNHICRRLNVPPAEAYGVASFYALFSLKERPPRVVHVCTDLACRVNGAEAVTEAFDAAGIGWHRSPCLGVCERAPAALAFEAGDPAEGRLLAPATPSEITREPSTWEEAPVSVPQQGGPGLRLLRRVGVVEPESLDAYRAAGGYAALRNALLLGPAGVIREVTDSGLMGRGGAAFPTGRKWDAAARQPERTRYLVCNADESEPGTFKDRVLIEGDPFALVEAMTIAAFAIGAQKGYVYLRGEYPRALKTLRNAIDVARERGFLGENIMGRQGFSFDIEIRRGAGAYICGEETAIFNSIEGYRGEPRSKPPFPVEKGLFGKPTVVNNVETLVNIPLILTEGCEAYRRIGTERSTGPKLFCLSGNVRRPGVYEVPFGTTLGELLELAGGVPEGRELRAVLLGGAAGGFVRPDETTLPLTMEDARAAGATLGSGVVLALDDQADLGGFLVRIAAFFRDESCGQCVPCRIGTVRQEEALHRIVGGRKLGTGGDDLALLREVGQVMRDSSICGLGQTAWNAIESAIDRLGALEERS, from the coding sequence ATGGACCTGCGTTTCCTGAACGCCGAACCGACGGACGCCGAACGGCACGCGGTCGACGCGCTCGGAGCCGGAAGCCGCGATCAGCTGCTTCCCGCGTTGCACGCCGTGAACGACCGGGTCGGTTGGATCAGTCAGGGAGCGTTGAACCACATCTGCCGACGGCTGAACGTGCCGCCGGCGGAAGCCTATGGCGTCGCGAGCTTCTACGCGTTGTTCTCGCTCAAGGAACGGCCGCCGCGCGTGGTCCACGTCTGCACGGATCTGGCCTGCCGCGTCAACGGTGCGGAGGCGGTGACCGAAGCCTTCGACGCGGCGGGAATCGGTTGGCATCGCAGCCCGTGCCTGGGTGTCTGCGAACGCGCTCCGGCGGCGCTGGCCTTCGAGGCGGGTGATCCCGCGGAGGGACGGCTGCTCGCGCCGGCCACGCCAAGCGAAATCACCCGCGAACCGTCCACTTGGGAGGAAGCCCCGGTTTCCGTTCCGCAGCAAGGGGGACCGGGCCTGCGCCTGCTGCGCCGCGTCGGCGTCGTCGAGCCCGAAAGCCTGGACGCCTATCGTGCGGCGGGCGGCTACGCGGCGTTGAGGAACGCGTTGCTGCTCGGGCCGGCCGGGGTCATCCGCGAAGTGACCGATTCGGGGCTGATGGGCCGGGGTGGAGCGGCGTTCCCGACGGGCCGGAAATGGGACGCCGCCGCCCGGCAGCCCGAACGGACCCGGTACCTGGTGTGCAACGCCGACGAGAGCGAACCGGGCACGTTCAAGGACCGCGTGCTGATCGAGGGGGACCCGTTCGCGCTCGTCGAAGCGATGACGATCGCCGCGTTCGCGATCGGGGCGCAGAAGGGGTACGTCTACCTGCGCGGCGAGTATCCGCGTGCGCTGAAGACGCTGCGCAACGCCATCGACGTGGCTCGTGAACGTGGATTCCTGGGCGAAAACATCATGGGGCGGCAAGGGTTCTCGTTCGACATCGAGATCAGGCGTGGGGCGGGCGCCTACATCTGTGGCGAGGAAACGGCGATCTTCAACTCGATCGAAGGCTACCGCGGCGAGCCGAGGTCGAAGCCGCCTTTCCCGGTGGAGAAGGGATTGTTCGGCAAGCCGACGGTGGTGAACAACGTGGAGACCCTGGTCAACATCCCGCTGATCCTCACTGAAGGCTGCGAGGCCTACCGTCGCATCGGGACCGAACGCTCGACCGGGCCGAAGCTGTTCTGCCTGTCCGGCAACGTCCGGCGTCCCGGCGTGTACGAGGTGCCGTTCGGGACGACGCTGGGGGAACTGCTCGAACTGGCCGGGGGAGTGCCGGAGGGTCGTGAGTTGCGCGCCGTCCTGCTCGGCGGCGCGGCGGGTGGTTTCGTGCGCCCGGACGAAACCACCTTGCCGCTCACCATGGAGGACGCGCGTGCCGCGGGCGCCACACTCGGTTCGGGGGTCGTGCTCGCGCTCGACGACCAAGCCGATCTCGGCGGGTTCCTGGTGCGGATCGCGGCGTTCTTCCGGGACGAGTCGTGCGGGCAATGCGTGCCGTGCCGGATCGGCACCGTGCGGCAGGAGGAGGCGCTGCACCGGATCGTCGGCGGCCGCAAGCTCGGTACCGGCGGCGACGACCTCGCGCTGCTGCGCGAAGTCGGACAGGTGATGCGGGATTCGTCCATCTGCGGACTGGGCCAGACCGCCTGGAACGCCATCGAGTCGGCGATCGACCGGCTCGGCGCACTGGAGGAGCGATCGTGA
- the frc gene encoding formyl-CoA transferase, with protein MGKALDGVRVLDMTHVQSGPSSTQILAWLGADVIKLETPGRGDITRGQLRDLPGVDSLYFTMLNANKRSITLNMKSEQGKQVFDQLVSSVDVLVENFGPGVVDRFGYPWERLAELNPRLIYASIKGFGPGRYADFKAYEVIAQAMGGAMSTTGFEDGPPTATGAQIGDSGTGIHLVAAILAALYQRTNTGRGQRVQVAMQDAVLNLCRVKLRDQQRLAHGPLNEYPNDVFGDEVPRSGNASGGGQPGWAVKCAPGGPNDYIYVIIQPVGWQPITRLIGKPELAEDPDWATPEARLSKLDKAFSMIEEWTEKHTKWEVMEALNAHNIPCGPILSTRELAEDATLAELGSVVEVDHPERGAFKTVGCPLKLSDSPVEVERSPLLGEHNAEVFGELGYGADDLDRLRAAGVI; from the coding sequence ATGGGAAAGGCACTCGACGGCGTCCGCGTCCTCGACATGACGCATGTCCAATCAGGACCCTCGTCCACGCAGATCCTGGCCTGGCTCGGCGCGGACGTGATCAAACTGGAGACCCCCGGCCGCGGCGACATCACCCGCGGCCAGCTCCGGGACCTGCCCGGGGTGGACAGCCTCTACTTCACGATGCTCAACGCCAACAAACGCAGCATCACCCTGAACATGAAGAGCGAGCAGGGAAAGCAGGTCTTCGACCAGCTCGTGTCCAGTGTGGACGTCCTGGTGGAGAACTTCGGGCCCGGCGTGGTCGACCGGTTCGGCTACCCGTGGGAACGGCTGGCGGAGCTGAACCCGCGGCTGATCTACGCCTCGATCAAGGGCTTCGGGCCCGGCCGGTACGCGGACTTCAAGGCCTACGAGGTCATCGCGCAGGCGATGGGCGGCGCGATGAGCACCACCGGCTTCGAGGACGGCCCGCCGACCGCGACCGGCGCGCAGATCGGGGACTCGGGCACGGGGATCCACCTGGTCGCCGCGATCCTGGCCGCGCTCTACCAGCGGACGAACACCGGTCGCGGGCAGCGGGTCCAGGTCGCGATGCAGGACGCCGTGCTGAACCTCTGCCGGGTCAAGCTCCGTGACCAGCAACGGCTCGCGCACGGCCCGCTCAACGAGTATCCGAACGACGTCTTCGGCGACGAGGTCCCGCGTTCGGGCAACGCGTCCGGTGGTGGTCAGCCGGGCTGGGCGGTGAAATGCGCGCCGGGCGGACCGAACGACTACATCTACGTGATCATCCAGCCGGTCGGCTGGCAGCCGATCACCCGGCTGATCGGCAAACCCGAACTGGCCGAGGATCCGGACTGGGCCACCCCGGAGGCGCGTCTGTCCAAATTGGACAAGGCATTCTCGATGATCGAGGAGTGGACCGAGAAGCACACCAAATGGGAGGTGATGGAGGCGCTCAACGCCCACAACATCCCCTGCGGTCCGATCCTGTCCACCAGGGAGCTCGCCGAGGACGCCACCTTGGCCGAGCTCGGCTCGGTCGTCGAAGTCGACCATCCCGAACGCGGTGCCTTCAAGACCGTGGGCTGCCCGCTGAAACTGTCGGATTCGCCGGTCGAGGTCGAACGCTCGCCGCTGCTCGGCGAGCACAACGCCGAGGTCTTCGGCGAACTCGGCTACGGCGCGGACGACCTGGACCGGCTGCGCGCGGCCGGCGTGATCTGA
- a CDS encoding acetate--CoA ligase family protein, with protein sequence MADKEIVEKILEKVAAEGRTSLTAPEGRQVCEAYGIPTPAERLATTAEEAVAQAEEIGLPVVLKIVSPDILHKTEAGGVLVGLATADAVADGFRTIVANAEAYDADAEITGVQVQRMLSSGQEVIVGATTDTTFGKIVAFGLGGVLVEVLKDVTFRLAPLDRDEAFSMIDGIAAAEILRGVRGAEPVSRDALADVLTRVGTLVTDFPQLAEVDLNPVLATPDGATAVDVRILVDPEAAREPMRFSQEEILASMTRIMKPASIAVIGASAEAGKIGNSVMKNLVNGGFAGEIHPINPKAAEILDRKAYPSISDVPGDVDVAVFAIPAKFVPAALEEAGRKGVAGAILIPSGFGETGNIELQDQVVAIAREHGVRILGPNIYGYYYTPENLSATFCTPYDVKGGVALSSQSGGIGMAILGFSRSAKMGVSSIVGVGNKADIDEDDLLTFFEHDENTDLIAMHLEDLKDGRSFAETAKRVSVRKPVVVLKAGRTSQGAKAASSHTGALAGDDKVYDDILRQSGVIRAPGLNDLLEYARGIPLLPTPKGENVVIITGAGGSGVLLSDACVDNGLNLMEIPPDLDASFREFIPPFGAAGNPVDITGGEPPTTYRNTIALGLADERIHALILGYWHTIVTPPMIFAELVSEVVSEYRAKGIHKPVVASLAGDVEVEQASSFLYEHGVVAYPYTTEKPVAVLGAKYRWARSAGLLG encoded by the coding sequence ATGGCAGACAAAGAGATCGTCGAGAAGATCCTCGAGAAGGTCGCCGCCGAGGGGCGAACCTCGCTCACCGCGCCGGAAGGCCGCCAGGTGTGCGAGGCCTACGGGATCCCGACCCCGGCGGAACGGCTGGCCACCACCGCAGAGGAGGCCGTCGCACAGGCGGAGGAGATCGGCCTCCCCGTGGTACTGAAGATCGTGTCACCGGACATCCTCCACAAGACGGAGGCCGGTGGGGTGCTGGTCGGCCTCGCGACCGCCGACGCGGTGGCGGACGGCTTCCGGACCATCGTCGCCAACGCCGAGGCGTACGACGCCGACGCCGAGATCACCGGCGTGCAGGTGCAGCGGATGCTCAGCAGCGGCCAGGAGGTGATCGTCGGCGCCACCACCGACACCACCTTCGGCAAGATCGTCGCCTTCGGCCTCGGCGGAGTGCTGGTCGAGGTGCTCAAGGACGTCACGTTCCGGCTCGCTCCGCTCGACCGTGACGAGGCGTTCTCGATGATCGACGGCATCGCGGCCGCGGAGATCCTGCGCGGCGTCCGCGGTGCGGAGCCGGTGAGCCGGGACGCGCTGGCCGACGTGCTCACGCGCGTCGGCACCTTGGTCACCGACTTCCCGCAACTGGCCGAGGTCGACCTCAACCCGGTGCTGGCCACACCCGACGGCGCCACCGCGGTGGACGTCCGGATCCTGGTGGATCCCGAAGCGGCGCGCGAGCCCATGAGGTTCAGCCAGGAGGAGATCCTGGCGTCGATGACCCGGATCATGAAGCCGGCGTCGATCGCCGTCATCGGCGCGTCGGCCGAGGCGGGCAAGATCGGCAACTCGGTGATGAAGAACCTCGTCAACGGCGGGTTCGCGGGGGAGATCCATCCCATCAACCCCAAGGCCGCCGAGATCCTCGACCGCAAGGCCTATCCGAGCATTTCCGACGTTCCGGGCGACGTCGACGTCGCGGTGTTCGCCATCCCCGCCAAATTCGTCCCCGCCGCGCTGGAGGAAGCGGGCCGCAAAGGGGTGGCCGGGGCGATCCTGATCCCGTCCGGATTCGGCGAGACCGGCAACATCGAACTCCAGGACCAGGTCGTCGCGATCGCGCGCGAGCACGGCGTCCGGATCCTCGGCCCCAACATCTACGGCTACTACTACACACCGGAGAACCTTTCGGCGACGTTCTGCACGCCGTACGACGTCAAGGGCGGTGTCGCGCTCTCCTCGCAGAGCGGCGGCATCGGGATGGCCATCCTCGGCTTCAGCCGGTCGGCGAAAATGGGCGTGTCGTCGATAGTCGGAGTCGGCAACAAAGCCGATATCGACGAGGACGATCTGCTCACCTTCTTCGAACACGATGAAAACACCGACCTGATCGCCATGCATCTCGAAGATCTGAAAGACGGGCGATCGTTCGCGGAAACGGCGAAACGGGTTTCGGTGCGGAAACCGGTCGTCGTCCTCAAAGCGGGCCGCACTTCCCAAGGCGCGAAAGCGGCGAGCTCGCACACCGGCGCGCTGGCGGGGGACGACAAGGTCTACGACGACATCCTGCGCCAAAGCGGGGTCATCCGGGCGCCCGGCCTCAACGATCTTCTCGAATACGCGCGCGGCATTCCGTTGCTGCCGACGCCGAAAGGTGAGAACGTCGTGATCATCACCGGCGCGGGCGGCTCCGGTGTCCTGCTCTCGGATGCCTGTGTGGACAACGGGCTGAATCTCATGGAGATCCCGCCCGATCTCGACGCGTCGTTCCGGGAATTCATCCCGCCGTTCGGCGCCGCGGGCAACCCGGTGGATATAACCGGCGGCGAACCACCTACCACCTACCGGAACACGATCGCGCTCGGTTTGGCGGACGAGCGAATCCATGCCTTGATCCTCGGCTATTGGCATACTATCGTCACCCCGCCGATGATCTTCGCGGAACTGGTTTCGGAAGTCGTTTCCGAATATCGGGCGAAGGGGATCCACAAGCCCGTCGTCGCCTCGCTGGCAGGCGATGTCGAGGTCGAACAGGCCAGCAGTTTTCTGTACGAGCACGGTGTCGTCGCCTATCCCTACACGACGGAGAAACCGGTGGCCGTGCTCGGTGCGAAGTATCGCTGGGCACGTTCCGCGGGACTGCTCGGCTGA
- a CDS encoding OFA family MFS transporter gives MTVTSSTAAQPPGAYKEVIDSNGRIYRVGETDRDIMGRPRWTMVILPWVAMMAISSSEYAFTSAEETLSAAHGWHGATIFWLLGVWVFFQAIVAFPAGKMRENGTLPAKAAMLLGAVGTLLAYLSLAYAPSEIWAYLGFGFFGGGGAGLVYATCVNMVGKWYPERRGGKTGFVNGGFAYGSVPFIFLFTSYMDLSNFSGVLLVVGLFLAAVVGVSGFYFQDPPKNWWPAHVDPLKVSDDPRVRRSLQKNPPAVKQYTPKEALRTGMLPLMWFCLLCTAGVNIFGIAMQVPFGNEMGFAGGIVALAMSLKAIINGTGRGVIGWISDRYGRRQTLFMVCVVLGLAQVAVYLSGSIGSMPLFLLASMVSGFGGGAIFPLFAAMTADFYGENNNASNYGLVYSSKLISGLVGSGVGAMVVVAWGYGGAFFLAGGTSLLAAALSLFLRQPGRSRTRTPRREQELNPA, from the coding sequence ATGACAGTGACGTCATCGACCGCGGCTCAACCACCCGGAGCGTACAAGGAAGTAATCGATTCGAACGGCCGGATCTATCGCGTCGGCGAAACCGATCGCGACATCATGGGCCGTCCACGATGGACGATGGTGATCCTGCCGTGGGTCGCCATGATGGCCATCAGTTCGTCGGAATACGCGTTCACGTCGGCGGAGGAGACGCTGTCGGCCGCACACGGCTGGCACGGCGCCACCATCTTCTGGCTGCTCGGGGTCTGGGTGTTCTTCCAGGCGATCGTCGCCTTCCCGGCGGGGAAGATGCGGGAGAACGGGACCTTGCCCGCCAAGGCGGCGATGCTGCTGGGTGCGGTGGGCACCCTGCTCGCGTACCTTTCGCTCGCCTACGCGCCCAGCGAGATCTGGGCGTATCTGGGCTTCGGGTTCTTCGGCGGTGGCGGGGCCGGGCTGGTGTACGCGACCTGCGTCAACATGGTGGGGAAGTGGTATCCGGAGCGCCGGGGCGGCAAGACGGGCTTCGTCAACGGCGGTTTCGCCTACGGTTCGGTGCCGTTCATCTTCCTCTTCACCTCCTATATGGACCTTTCCAACTTCTCGGGTGTCCTGCTCGTGGTCGGCCTCTTCCTGGCGGCGGTGGTCGGGGTGAGCGGCTTCTACTTCCAGGATCCGCCGAAGAACTGGTGGCCCGCGCACGTCGATCCGCTGAAAGTGTCCGACGATCCCCGTGTCCGCCGTTCCCTGCAGAAGAATCCGCCGGCGGTGAAGCAGTACACGCCGAAGGAGGCGCTCAGGACCGGCATGCTGCCGCTGATGTGGTTCTGCCTGCTGTGCACGGCCGGGGTGAACATCTTCGGCATCGCGATGCAGGTCCCGTTCGGCAACGAGATGGGTTTCGCGGGCGGCATCGTCGCGCTGGCGATGAGCCTGAAGGCGATCATCAACGGTACCGGCCGCGGCGTGATCGGCTGGATCTCCGACCGCTACGGGCGGCGTCAGACCCTGTTCATGGTCTGCGTGGTGCTCGGCCTCGCGCAGGTCGCGGTGTACCTGTCCGGCTCGATCGGCAGCATGCCGCTGTTCCTGCTGGCCTCGATGGTCTCCGGCTTCGGCGGCGGCGCGATCTTCCCGCTGTTCGCGGCGATGACGGCGGACTTCTACGGCGAGAACAACAACGCCAGCAACTACGGCCTGGTCTACAGTTCGAAGCTGATCTCGGGCCTGGTCGGCTCCGGCGTCGGCGCGATGGTCGTGGTGGCCTGGGGTTACGGCGGCGCGTTCTTCCTCGCGGGCGGGACGAGTCTGCTCGCGGCCGCGCTCAGTCTGTTCCTCCGGCAGCCGGGGCGTTCGCGGACGCGGACGCCGAGGCGTGAGCAGGAACTGAATCCCGCTTAG
- a CDS encoding 2-dehydropantoate 2-reductase — MKVAVLGAGAIGAYAGAALHRGGAEVHLIARRAHGEAMRAHGVRVLSPRGNFTVHPHVTDDPAKVGPVDFVFLGLKANSYASCGPLIAPLLGKDTAIVAAQNGIPWWYFHGLAGHPLENRRIETVDPGGAVSEVLELRRAIGCVVYCSTVIEEPGVIRHLEGTRFALGEPKGGVTSRCAALADAMIAGGLKAPVELDLRDEIWVKLMGNVAFNPLSALTRATMVQMCEHPDTRELVAAMMNETLAIARAAGSDPQVSVEKRINGAWRVGHHKTSMLQDLEAGKPLEIDAIIGAVVELAELTGVPAPALRHVHAAIGLLGQTANAVPVGAH, encoded by the coding sequence ATGAAGGTCGCTGTTCTGGGCGCGGGGGCGATCGGCGCGTACGCCGGCGCCGCGCTCCACCGAGGCGGGGCGGAGGTCCACCTCATCGCGAGACGGGCGCACGGCGAAGCGATGCGCGCGCACGGCGTGCGGGTGCTCAGCCCGCGCGGGAACTTCACCGTCCACCCGCACGTCACCGACGATCCGGCGAAAGTCGGCCCCGTCGACTTCGTCTTCCTCGGCCTGAAGGCGAATTCGTACGCCTCCTGCGGCCCGCTGATCGCGCCGTTGCTGGGTAAGGACACCGCGATCGTGGCCGCGCAGAACGGGATCCCGTGGTGGTACTTCCACGGTCTGGCCGGACATCCGCTGGAGAACCGCCGCATCGAGACGGTCGACCCCGGGGGCGCGGTGAGCGAGGTCCTCGAACTGCGCCGCGCGATCGGCTGCGTCGTCTACTGCTCGACGGTGATCGAGGAACCGGGCGTGATCCGGCATCTCGAAGGGACCCGCTTCGCTTTGGGAGAGCCGAAAGGCGGCGTCACGTCCCGATGTGCGGCTCTCGCCGACGCGATGATCGCCGGTGGGCTGAAGGCGCCCGTCGAACTCGACCTGCGCGACGAGATCTGGGTCAAGCTCATGGGCAACGTCGCCTTCAACCCGCTCAGCGCGCTGACCAGGGCGACCATGGTCCAAATGTGCGAGCATCCGGACACCCGCGAGCTCGTCGCCGCGATGATGAACGAGACCCTCGCGATCGCCCGTGCCGCGGGCAGCGATCCCCAGGTTTCGGTCGAGAAACGCATCAACGGCGCCTGGCGCGTCGGCCACCACAAGACGTCGATGCTGCAGGACCTCGAAGCGGGCAAGCCGCTGGAGATCGACGCGATCATCGGCGCCGTCGTCGAGCTCGCGGAGCTGACCGGCGTGCCCGCTCCCGCGCTGCGCCACGTCCACGCCGCGATCGGCCTGCTCGGGCAGACCGCGAACGCCGTTCCCGTCGGAGCGCACTGA
- a CDS encoding molybdopterin oxidoreductase family protein, with amino-acid sequence MKRKNTEPYVRLTRPLVRDSGELRPASWEEALERAAAGFRRTLDTKGPEAFGMFSCARATNEMNYVAQKFTRAVIGTNNVDSCNRTCHAPSVAGLARVFDSGGGTSSYQEIEDADVIVVWGGNPREAHPIFFQHVLKAVHRGAKLFVIDPRRTSTASWAHRRLQLYVGTDIPLAHAIAREIIHSGLANTAFIERATEGFAEFAASVEPWTLEAAEETTGVPAELIRELAHTYARADRGQLSWTLGITEHHNGTDNVLSLINLALLAGHVGRYGAGLNPLRGQNNVQGGGDMGAIPDRMPGFQNILDADVRAKFDAAWGSNIPPHKGLNLTQMLDAMERGDLTCVYIIGENPVQSEADCEHTIKRLSNVEHLVVQDIFLTKTAQLADVVLPASAAWCESDGTFTNSERRVQRVRKALEPPEGARDDIQLLCELARRLGHDWNYQGGEDVWNELRTLSPMHAGMSYARLEELGGIQWPCYREDELEPTFLHGRLWEEDPAKRGRPAPFTVIAHSPPVDLLTEDFPIRLTTGRRLDSYNTGVQSGGFPSPLRRGETLDLCPADAVRLGVVEDEVVRISSRRGEIEAPVRIDEGLRPGLAFMTFHFPDEIDVNVITIEATCPVAGTAEYKAAAIRVEKLPVTV; translated from the coding sequence ATGAAGCGCAAGAACACCGAGCCGTACGTCCGGCTCACCCGGCCGCTGGTCCGCGATTCGGGCGAGCTGCGCCCGGCGAGCTGGGAAGAGGCGCTGGAGCGCGCCGCCGCCGGGTTCCGGCGGACGCTCGACACCAAGGGACCCGAAGCCTTCGGCATGTTCTCCTGTGCCAGGGCGACCAACGAGATGAACTACGTCGCGCAGAAGTTCACGCGTGCGGTGATCGGCACCAACAACGTCGACTCGTGCAACCGCACCTGCCACGCGCCGAGTGTCGCCGGGCTGGCGCGCGTGTTCGACAGCGGCGGCGGGACGTCGTCGTATCAGGAGATCGAGGACGCCGACGTCATCGTCGTCTGGGGCGGCAACCCCCGCGAAGCCCACCCGATCTTCTTCCAGCACGTGCTCAAGGCCGTCCACCGCGGCGCGAAACTGTTCGTGATCGACCCGCGCCGGACCAGCACCGCGAGCTGGGCGCACCGGCGGCTCCAGTTGTACGTCGGCACGGACATCCCGCTGGCTCACGCGATCGCCCGCGAGATCATCCACTCCGGACTGGCCAATACCGCCTTCATCGAACGGGCCACCGAAGGTTTCGCCGAGTTCGCGGCCTCCGTCGAGCCGTGGACGCTCGAAGCCGCCGAGGAGACGACCGGCGTCCCGGCCGAGCTGATCCGCGAACTCGCGCACACCTACGCCCGCGCCGACCGCGGTCAGCTGTCGTGGACGCTCGGGATCACCGAGCACCACAACGGCACCGACAACGTCCTGTCCCTGATCAATCTCGCGCTGCTGGCCGGCCACGTCGGCCGGTACGGCGCGGGGCTCAACCCGTTGCGCGGGCAGAACAACGTCCAGGGCGGCGGCGACATGGGCGCCATCCCGGACCGGATGCCGGGATTCCAGAACATCCTCGACGCGGACGTCCGGGCGAAATTCGACGCCGCTTGGGGTTCGAACATCCCGCCGCACAAGGGACTCAACCTCACGCAGATGCTCGACGCGATGGAACGCGGCGACCTGACCTGCGTGTACATCATCGGGGAGAACCCGGTCCAGTCGGAAGCGGACTGCGAGCACACGATCAAACGTCTGTCCAATGTGGAGCATCTGGTGGTGCAGGACATCTTCCTCACCAAGACGGCTCAGCTGGCGGATGTCGTGCTGCCCGCTTCGGCCGCGTGGTGCGAATCGGACGGCACCTTCACCAACAGCGAACGCCGGGTCCAGCGAGTCCGCAAGGCGCTCGAACCGCCGGAGGGCGCGCGCGACGACATCCAGTTGCTGTGCGAACTCGCCCGCCGGCTCGGCCACGACTGGAACTACCAGGGCGGCGAGGACGTCTGGAACGAACTCCGGACGTTGTCGCCGATGCACGCCGGGATGAGCTACGCACGTCTGGAGGAACTCGGCGGCATCCAGTGGCCCTGTTACCGGGAGGACGAGCTCGAACCGACGTTCCTGCATGGCAGGCTCTGGGAGGAGGATCCCGCGAAACGCGGCCGACCGGCACCGTTCACCGTGATCGCCCACAGCCCGCCGGTGGATCTGCTCACCGAGGACTTCCCGATCCGGCTGACCACCGGACGGCGGCTGGACTCCTACAACACCGGCGTCCAATCCGGCGGGTTCCCCTCGCCGCTGCGCCGAGGGGAGACCCTCGACCTGTGTCCGGCGGACGCGGTGCGGCTCGGGGTCGTCGAGGACGAGGTCGTGCGGATCTCGTCCCGGCGCGGCGAGATCGAGGCACCGGTCCGGATCGACGAGGGGCTGCGTCCGGGCCTGGCGTTCATGACCTTCCACTTCCCGGACGAGATCGACGTCAACGTCATCACCATCGAGGCGACCTGTCCGGTCGCGGGCACGGCCGAGTACAAGGCCGCCGCGATCCGGGTCGAGAAGCTGCCCGTCACCGTGTGA